One part of the Dehalococcoidia bacterium genome encodes these proteins:
- a CDS encoding cupredoxin domain-containing protein has protein sequence MNTQKQITLMVALVLLMLGGCAAYTVYDQPRENASAAAQQSTLAERGARIFARYCRQCHGNAGEGRIGPQLSRDELRNPNTLVETQQWVTDTITCGRIGKVMPPWAIREGGSLTDEQIRDLVSLITGVPPGATTLQPKNFWDKAAEFSKEENLAAARAVNPNTNVPATLAPIDETLAAASITGATAKVCGQLAPATATPAAGPPAGLKPAGTWTEDATDNKFSVTDMEQTAGSSITVNFSNKGNAIHNFEVLDASGKVLKDSSGKDITFQPIPGGQSTTLTFTIATPGVYKFHCQVHPTEMTGQLYIVGPNGETGAASPTPAAASAPTTDWKETTTDNKFSDTQVTVPAGKQVTLTVQNQGTAVHNVDVLDVKDDSGKDIKTDLVQAGKSATLTFTISKAGTYHFHCDVHPTEMTGTLVVQ, from the coding sequence ATGAACACCCAGAAACAGATCACGCTGATGGTGGCGCTCGTCCTGCTTATGCTGGGCGGCTGCGCCGCGTACACGGTGTACGACCAGCCACGCGAGAACGCTTCGGCGGCGGCGCAGCAGTCCACGCTCGCCGAGCGCGGGGCGCGCATCTTCGCCCGCTACTGCCGCCAGTGCCACGGTAACGCCGGCGAGGGCCGCATCGGTCCCCAGCTCAGCCGCGACGAGCTGCGCAACCCCAACACGTTGGTGGAGACGCAGCAGTGGGTGACGGACACGATCACCTGCGGCCGTATCGGCAAAGTGATGCCGCCGTGGGCGATCCGCGAGGGCGGATCGCTGACCGACGAGCAGATCCGCGACCTTGTCAGCCTGATCACCGGCGTGCCGCCCGGGGCCACGACGCTGCAGCCCAAGAACTTCTGGGATAAGGCGGCCGAGTTCAGCAAGGAAGAGAACCTGGCGGCCGCACGGGCCGTGAACCCCAACACAAACGTCCCCGCGACCCTGGCGCCGATCGACGAGACGCTGGCGGCGGCCTCGATTACCGGCGCCACGGCGAAGGTCTGCGGTCAGCTCGCGCCGGCCACGGCCACGCCGGCCGCCGGCCCGCCTGCCGGTTTGAAGCCTGCCGGTACCTGGACTGAGGATGCGACCGACAATAAGTTCTCGGTCACCGACATGGAGCAGACCGCCGGCTCGAGCATTACGGTCAACTTCAGCAACAAGGGCAATGCCATCCACAACTTCGAGGTGCTCGACGCCTCCGGCAAGGTACTGAAGGACAGCAGCGGCAAGGACATCACCTTCCAGCCGATTCCCGGCGGGCAGTCCACCACGCTAACCTTCACGATTGCCACCCCCGGCGTCTACAAGTTCCATTGCCAGGTGCACCCCACGGAGATGACCGGGCAGCTGTATATCGTCGGGCCGAACGGCGAAACCGGTGCCGCCAGCCCGACGCCAGCCGCCGCGTCTGCGCCGACGACGGACTGGAAGGAAACGACGACCGACAACAAGTTCTCCGATACGCAGGTGACGGTGCCGGCCGGCAAGCAGGTGACGCTGACCGTGCAGAACCAGGGCACCGCGGTTCACAACGTCGATGTCCTGGACGTAAAGGACGACAGCGGCAAGGACATCAAGACGGACCTGGTGCAGGCGGGGAAGTCTGCCACGCTGACCTTCACGATCAGCAAGGCGGGCACCTATCACTTCCACTGCGATGTGCACCCCACCGAGATGACCGGCACGTTAGTCGTTCAATGA
- the extP gene encoding selenite/tellurite reduction operon b-type cytochrome ExtP: protein MAISERPPGRTWQDTVYDKLFHNYIWRSIFRSGYPNTPRNQALVVATNVFLHLHPTRLHRTHVKITHTYCLGGLSFFMFLGLTVTGALLMFYYVPSVERAYTDIQALESNVRFGELMRNMHRWMAHCMVLLVFMHMMRVFYTGAYKPPREFNWVVGVILLVLTLLLSFTGYLLPWDQLAFWAITVGTNMIGSAPVFGTKSRFLLIGGTEVGQGALIRFYTLHVIGLPLLAAIFMAVHFWRIRRDGGLARPL from the coding sequence ATGGCGATCTCGGAACGGCCGCCGGGGCGAACCTGGCAGGATACCGTTTACGACAAGCTGTTCCACAACTACATCTGGCGCTCGATCTTCCGCTCGGGCTATCCGAATACGCCGCGCAACCAGGCGCTCGTCGTGGCGACGAACGTCTTCCTCCACCTGCACCCCACGCGTCTACACCGCACCCACGTCAAGATCACGCACACGTATTGCCTCGGCGGACTCAGCTTCTTCATGTTCCTGGGTCTGACCGTCACCGGCGCGCTGCTGATGTTCTACTATGTTCCCTCGGTTGAGCGCGCCTACACCGATATTCAGGCGCTGGAAAGCAACGTCCGCTTCGGCGAGCTGATGCGCAACATGCATCGCTGGATGGCGCACTGCATGGTCTTGCTCGTCTTCATGCATATGATGCGCGTCTTCTACACCGGCGCGTACAAGCCGCCGCGCGAGTTCAACTGGGTTGTCGGCGTGATCCTGCTGGTGCTGACGCTGCTGCTCAGCTTCACCGGCTACCTGCTGCCCTGGGATCAGCTCGCCTTCTGGGCGATCACCGTCGGCACGAACATGATTGGCTCGGCGCCGGTGTTCGGCACGAAGAGCCGGTTTCTGCTGATCGGCGGCACGGAGGTTGGGCAGGGCGCATTAATCCGCTTCTACACCTTGCACGTCATCGGCTTACCGCTGCTGGCGGCGATCTTCATGGCCGTTCACTTCTGGCGCATCCGCCGTGATGGCGGGCTGGCGCGGCCGCTGTAG
- the ychF gene encoding redox-regulated ATPase YchF, giving the protein MPDVGILGLAQSGKTTVFNAVTRGNAHTGYGGAHGPNIGVVKVPDRRLDVLAEMYHPKKVTPADIRYADFPAAGAAFGRGEGPGGQFLAEVRKNDALIHVVRLFENAEVPHPEGSIDAIRDIGTLELELSFADQALIERRLERLHTELRSMKPGERTAGEREQALLSRLRTGLERDQPIRAQGLDDDDERLIAGYRFLTQLPMLVLLNIGEDALGRAAEIEAEYRAKLAAPGIEVTCFCGKLEMELAEMEPEEAKEYRSELGLGEEAGLERAIRLSYHLMGLISFLTAGEDECRAWTVRDGSTAPQAAGKIHSDLERGFIRAEVVRFEDLAAAGSMAEAKRHGHVRMEGKTYVVKDGDVLNILFNV; this is encoded by the coding sequence ATGCCGGATGTCGGCATTCTCGGACTGGCGCAGTCGGGCAAGACGACGGTGTTCAATGCCGTGACGCGCGGCAATGCGCACACCGGCTACGGCGGCGCCCATGGCCCGAACATCGGCGTGGTCAAGGTGCCCGATCGCCGGCTTGACGTGCTCGCGGAGATGTACCACCCGAAGAAAGTAACGCCCGCCGATATCCGCTATGCCGACTTTCCCGCGGCGGGCGCGGCGTTCGGACGCGGCGAAGGGCCGGGTGGCCAGTTTCTTGCCGAGGTGCGCAAGAACGACGCGTTGATCCATGTGGTGCGCCTGTTCGAAAACGCCGAAGTGCCACATCCGGAGGGCAGTATCGACGCCATCCGCGACATCGGCACGCTCGAGCTCGAGCTTTCTTTCGCCGACCAGGCGCTGATCGAACGGCGCCTGGAGCGACTGCACACCGAGCTGCGCTCCATGAAGCCCGGCGAGCGCACCGCGGGCGAGCGCGAGCAGGCGCTGCTCAGCCGCCTGCGGACGGGCCTGGAACGCGACCAGCCGATCCGGGCGCAGGGACTCGACGACGATGACGAGCGGTTGATCGCCGGCTACCGTTTCCTCACGCAGCTGCCGATGCTGGTGCTGCTCAACATCGGCGAAGACGCCCTGGGGCGCGCCGCCGAGATCGAGGCCGAGTACCGTGCGAAGCTCGCCGCGCCGGGGATCGAGGTCACCTGCTTCTGCGGCAAGCTGGAAATGGAGCTGGCCGAGATGGAGCCGGAGGAGGCGAAGGAGTACCGCTCCGAGCTCGGCCTGGGCGAAGAGGCCGGCCTCGAGCGCGCGATCCGCCTCTCGTATCACCTGATGGGGCTGATCTCGTTCCTGACCGCGGGCGAAGATGAGTGCCGGGCCTGGACGGTGCGCGACGGCAGCACGGCGCCGCAGGCCGCGGGCAAGATCCACAGCGATCTGGAGCGCGGCTTCATCCGCGCCGAAGTCGTGCGCTTCGAGGATCTGGCGGCTGCCGGCAGCATGGCCGAGGCGAAGCGGCACGGCCACGTGCGCATGGAAGGCAAAACCTACGTCGTCAAGGACGGTGATGTGCTCAACATCCTCTTCAACGTCTAG
- a CDS encoding cyclic-di-AMP receptor, whose protein sequence is MVTVVVQEEDSAGLLEALMASGFHATKIASTGGFLHRGNVTMLIGAEDADLPAMLEIVRERCHARETGGVQIGGAVLFVQQIEQYHRL, encoded by the coding sequence ATGGTGACCGTCGTCGTGCAGGAGGAGGACAGCGCCGGCCTGTTGGAGGCGTTGATGGCCTCCGGCTTTCACGCCACGAAGATCGCCTCCACCGGCGGCTTCCTGCACCGCGGCAACGTGACAATGCTGATCGGCGCCGAGGACGCCGACCTGCCCGCCATGCTGGAGATCGTGCGCGAGCGCTGCCACGCCCGCGAGACCGGCGGCGTGCAGATCGGCGGCGCCGTGCTGTTCGTACAACAGATAGAGCAATACCACCGCTTGTAG
- the lipA gene encoding lipoyl synthase → METVGGGTPAATAAANSRREPKPPWLKVRFPGGPNYLRLKQLMQAQRLHTVCEEAHCPNVGECWEAGTATFMILGDVCTRACGYCAVTSGRPGPLDLEEPFRVAQAVRQMGLTHAVITSVDRDDQADGGAGLFAETIRWIRRLAPQTTVEVLIPDFGGNWEALATVMAAQPEILNHNVETVPRLYRRARSKGSYPRCLELLRRAKDLDPGTISKTGMMVGLGETWPEISAVMQDLRGVGCEVLTIGQYLRPSEKHLPLARYYPPEEFDELRAEALALGFSHVESGPLVRSSYHAERQVMGNLRRRQTLPDAEIIPLMAVQSGGGQR, encoded by the coding sequence ATGGAAACGGTTGGCGGCGGCACACCCGCCGCGACGGCAGCGGCGAATTCGCGGCGGGAGCCGAAGCCGCCCTGGTTGAAGGTGCGCTTTCCCGGCGGCCCGAACTACCTGCGGCTCAAACAGCTCATGCAGGCGCAGCGGCTGCACACCGTCTGCGAGGAGGCGCACTGCCCCAATGTGGGCGAGTGCTGGGAGGCGGGCACGGCGACCTTCATGATCCTGGGCGACGTCTGCACCCGCGCCTGCGGCTACTGCGCGGTGACCAGCGGCCGGCCCGGGCCGCTCGACCTGGAGGAGCCGTTCCGCGTCGCCCAGGCGGTGCGGCAGATGGGTTTGACCCATGCCGTAATCACGTCGGTCGACCGCGACGACCAGGCGGACGGCGGCGCGGGTCTGTTCGCGGAGACGATTCGCTGGATTCGCCGGCTGGCGCCGCAAACCACGGTCGAAGTGCTGATCCCAGACTTCGGCGGCAACTGGGAGGCGCTCGCCACGGTGATGGCGGCGCAGCCGGAGATCCTCAACCACAACGTCGAAACGGTGCCGAGGCTCTACCGCCGCGCCCGCTCGAAGGGTTCATATCCGCGCTGCCTGGAGCTGCTGCGCCGGGCGAAGGATCTGGACCCCGGCACGATCAGCAAGACGGGGATGATGGTTGGCCTGGGCGAGACGTGGCCGGAGATCAGCGCGGTGATGCAGGACCTGCGCGGCGTCGGCTGCGAGGTGCTGACGATCGGCCAATACCTGCGGCCATCGGAGAAGCACCTGCCGCTGGCGCGCTACTATCCGCCGGAAGAGTTCGACGAGCTGCGAGCGGAGGCGCTGGCCCTGGGCTTCAGCCACGTCGAATCCGGACCGCTGGTGCGCAGCTCATACCACGCCGAGCGGCAGGTGATGGGCAATCTACGGCGGCGGCAGACGCTGCCGGATGCGGAGATTATCCCGCTGATGGCCGTGCAGAGCGGCGGCGGCCAGCGGTGA
- a CDS encoding ubiquinol-cytochrome c reductase iron-sulfur subunit gives MVSENNQPEQPQAAATPPAEQPAPPAAAAPAAPKSKKDMTPEERAAAIKAAQEKALRLKAERDAAKAAAAGTAVAVAAPAEAATAANGAVWRIPAAGGQSVAVARPDARQVTAVEQTDRQVQVTMKRRQVLRGGVMASLLGFIILSLGSFVNFFNPRHITGFGGIVKVPKSTIPEQGKDPVKIFDAKTWLVNLKPGEGGFQSIPGSKNGGLIALYQKCVHLGCTVPWRADFEFGGERGWFRCPCHGSTYTKGGARVFGPAPRSLDTFDLTINGDGSVSINTGKITRGDLDDPQRGKLPPA, from the coding sequence ATGGTAAGCGAGAACAACCAGCCGGAGCAGCCGCAAGCCGCGGCCACGCCTCCCGCGGAACAGCCCGCGCCTCCTGCGGCCGCGGCGCCCGCGGCGCCGAAGTCCAAGAAGGACATGACGCCGGAGGAGCGGGCGGCGGCGATCAAGGCGGCGCAGGAGAAGGCGCTGCGCCTTAAGGCGGAGCGCGACGCGGCCAAGGCCGCGGCGGCCGGCACCGCCGTGGCCGTCGCCGCGCCGGCCGAGGCGGCAACCGCCGCCAACGGCGCCGTCTGGCGTATTCCGGCAGCCGGCGGCCAGAGCGTCGCCGTGGCGCGGCCCGACGCGCGCCAGGTCACGGCCGTCGAGCAGACCGACCGCCAGGTGCAGGTCACGATGAAGCGCCGGCAGGTGCTGCGCGGCGGCGTCATGGCCTCGCTGCTCGGCTTCATCATCCTCTCGCTCGGCAGCTTCGTGAACTTCTTCAACCCGCGCCACATCACCGGCTTCGGCGGCATCGTCAAGGTGCCGAAGTCCACGATTCCCGAGCAGGGCAAGGACCCGGTCAAAATCTTCGACGCCAAGACCTGGCTGGTGAACCTGAAGCCGGGCGAAGGCGGCTTCCAGAGCATCCCCGGCAGCAAGAACGGCGGCCTGATCGCGCTCTACCAGAAGTGCGTACACCTGGGTTGCACGGTGCCCTGGCGTGCCGACTTCGAGTTCGGCGGGGAGCGCGGCTGGTTCCGCTGCCCCTGCCACGGCTCGACCTATACCAAGGGCGGCGCCCGCGTCTTCGGCCCGGCGCCGCGCTCGCTGGACACGTTCGACCTGACGATCAACGGCGACGGCTCCGTCTCGATCAACACGGGCAAGATCACGCGCGGCGACCTCGACGACCCGCAGCGGGGCAAGCTTCCCCCCGCTTGA
- a CDS encoding CoA-binding protein, which translates to MSAELEILTRYRTIVVVGASSLPEKPSHYVSAYMQAQGYRIIPVNPEEHEVLGERCYPDLASVPEQVAFVNVFRRPQYCAEVARAAVAAGAQAIWLQQGIVSSEARRIAEAAGLSYIEDECVMAVHRRAGSDRLARTRPTSAPRPG; encoded by the coding sequence GTGAGCGCTGAGCTTGAGATCTTGACTCGCTACCGCACGATCGTCGTCGTCGGCGCATCCTCGCTGCCCGAGAAGCCGTCGCACTACGTCAGCGCCTACATGCAGGCGCAGGGCTACCGCATCATCCCGGTCAACCCGGAGGAGCACGAGGTGCTGGGTGAACGCTGCTATCCGGACCTCGCCTCGGTGCCGGAGCAGGTGGCGTTCGTCAACGTCTTTCGCCGGCCGCAGTACTGCGCCGAGGTCGCCCGCGCCGCGGTGGCGGCCGGCGCGCAGGCGATCTGGCTGCAGCAAGGCATCGTCTCGAGCGAGGCCCGTCGCATCGCCGAAGCCGCCGGCCTCAGTTATATCGAGGACGAGTGCGTGATGGCGGTCCACCGGCGCGCCGGCAGCGACCGCCTGGCCCGAACGCGTCCGACGAGCGCACCGAGGCCGGGTTAG
- a CDS encoding universal stress protein, producing MYRRILLPLDGTELAERILPHTIELARRFEATVVLLHAVTSRVKVLSQTAAADPVAASPVTAEVAEEVVEAEEDSTTRYFAGMAERLQREGLKVEQVIMEGEAVDTLARVIAGQQIDLVTMTTQGRSTLGRLFLGSVPESLLEEATIPVLLLRADK from the coding sequence ATGTACCGGCGCATCCTCCTGCCACTCGACGGCACGGAGCTGGCAGAACGTATCCTCCCCCACACGATCGAACTCGCACGCCGCTTTGAGGCGACGGTCGTGCTTTTGCACGCGGTCACCTCGCGCGTCAAGGTGCTCTCGCAAACGGCTGCCGCCGACCCGGTCGCCGCCTCCCCGGTAACGGCCGAGGTGGCGGAGGAGGTGGTCGAGGCCGAAGAAGATTCAACGACGCGCTACTTCGCCGGCATGGCCGAGCGCCTGCAGCGCGAGGGGCTCAAGGTCGAGCAGGTGATCATGGAAGGCGAAGCGGTTGACACGCTGGCGCGCGTGATCGCAGGGCAGCAGATCGACCTGGTGACGATGACGACGCAGGGCCGCTCCACGTTGGGGCGGCTCTTCCTCGGCAGCGTGCCTGAGAGCCTGCTGGAAGAGGCCACCATCCCGGTGCTGCTGCTGCGGGCGGACAAGTAG
- a CDS encoding phosphatase PAP2 family protein: protein MSSNTLARPRAAALSRPWYFDALWQLVVAAGGYIVYSLSVGAVQWAGAEQARHALALANARHVIDFEQALGIFRERQLQSLIIDNDALMQIFNAIYMWAHLPLIILLAVWLYWRHRPHFRVTRNAVLISGAIALIVFQIVPLAPPRLVPGYGFVDTAAKASGVYDTVEPKVFFNPYAAIPSMHVGWVLLMGLTVWQFAGARRLAWLGLALPVLMTFAVVITGNHYFSDAVAGVGTALIGRWLAGWAECHLYRDGRTAAARTPATSVITPHAPRLTAAAETVEAAHVPAHPPATRRHGAGRTYPPPHDRTRTPL from the coding sequence GTGAGTTCGAACACGCTGGCACGGCCCCGTGCCGCTGCACTCTCTCGGCCCTGGTACTTCGACGCGCTCTGGCAGCTCGTGGTCGCGGCCGGCGGCTACATCGTCTATTCGCTCAGCGTAGGTGCGGTGCAGTGGGCCGGCGCCGAGCAGGCGCGCCATGCGCTGGCGCTGGCCAACGCCCGCCACGTAATCGACTTCGAGCAGGCGCTGGGCATCTTCCGCGAGCGCCAGTTGCAGTCGCTGATCATCGACAACGACGCGCTGATGCAGATCTTCAACGCGATCTACATGTGGGCGCATCTGCCACTGATCATCCTGCTGGCCGTCTGGCTGTACTGGCGGCACCGCCCGCACTTCCGCGTTACGCGCAACGCGGTGCTGATCTCCGGGGCGATCGCGCTGATCGTCTTTCAGATCGTGCCGCTGGCGCCGCCGCGGCTGGTGCCCGGCTACGGCTTCGTGGATACCGCCGCGAAAGCCTCCGGCGTCTACGACACGGTCGAGCCGAAAGTCTTCTTCAACCCCTACGCGGCGATTCCCAGCATGCACGTGGGCTGGGTGCTGCTGATGGGGCTGACCGTCTGGCAGTTCGCCGGCGCGCGCCGCCTCGCCTGGCTCGGCCTGGCGCTGCCCGTGCTGATGACCTTCGCGGTGGTGATCACGGGCAACCATTACTTCAGCGACGCGGTCGCCGGCGTTGGCACCGCCCTGATTGGACGCTGGCTGGCAGGCTGGGCCGAGTGTCATCTTTACCGCGACGGCCGCACAGCCGCGGCGAGAACCCCGGCTACGTCTGTAATCACCCCGCACGCCCCGCGGCTCACCGCTGCCGCGGAGACGGTGGAGGCCGCCCATGTACCGGCGCATCCTCCTGCCACTCGACGGCACGGAGCTGGCAGAACGTATCCTCCCCCACACGATCGAACTCGCACGCCGCTTTGA
- a CDS encoding polysaccharide deacetylase family protein has protein sequence MCSEAVPHAQEHEQSSTAGQRPYVSVVIPAYNEELWLERCVSALQRQQTEVPFEIIVVDNNSSDGTAELARRLGVRYVFEPRQGLTFARQAGEEAALGEIVAHTDADSVAPSDWIERIAREFRCRPETAVVSGPMCFPKAPLAMQVVAPLQNFFVWLWWLLTRRLAVLNGCNFAVRAVLLVQAGGFAVNLPVTGDSRVLAILKPYGRARRLGVKMRTSGRRFHGQGTLRALTFYARQQLIAALGRERFMSAPDIRMPDGWAVELRRRRRAALALLPAVPVLALAGCGAYMAISPSSQVYGKIVVHGPDSEKTVALTFDDGPNEPFTSEILAVLDREGVKATFFAVGVNVATYPDAARRIVSDGNVIANHSWDHSRLATAVDFRYSQLQQAQDEIQSVTGVTPRFFRPPAGIHTPWQLKKVNSSGMITVNWDAEGFDWVKPNSPERIEQKVLSSVRPGSIVLLHDGDETHHGADRSQTVAALPVIIETLRAEGYRFVTLPEMLDQPAYQVK, from the coding sequence ATGTGCAGCGAAGCAGTCCCGCACGCGCAGGAGCACGAGCAGAGCAGCACGGCCGGGCAGCGTCCGTACGTCTCCGTCGTGATCCCCGCGTACAATGAAGAACTCTGGCTAGAGCGGTGCGTTTCCGCCCTGCAGCGGCAGCAAACCGAAGTTCCCTTCGAGATCATCGTCGTTGACAATAATTCCTCAGACGGCACCGCCGAACTGGCGCGCCGGCTGGGCGTGCGCTACGTGTTCGAGCCGCGGCAAGGACTCACCTTCGCCCGCCAGGCCGGCGAAGAGGCAGCACTGGGTGAGATTGTCGCGCACACCGACGCCGACTCCGTGGCGCCGTCCGACTGGATCGAGCGCATCGCCCGGGAGTTCCGCTGCAGGCCCGAAACGGCGGTCGTCTCCGGGCCGATGTGCTTCCCGAAGGCGCCGCTGGCGATGCAGGTCGTGGCGCCGCTGCAGAACTTCTTCGTCTGGTTGTGGTGGCTGCTGACCCGGCGGCTGGCGGTGCTCAATGGCTGCAACTTCGCCGTGCGCGCCGTGCTGCTCGTACAGGCCGGCGGCTTTGCCGTGAATCTGCCGGTAACGGGCGACAGCCGCGTGCTGGCCATCCTCAAGCCGTATGGCCGAGCACGCCGGCTCGGCGTGAAGATGAGGACATCCGGCCGGCGCTTTCACGGCCAGGGCACGCTGCGCGCGCTGACCTTCTACGCGAGGCAGCAACTGATCGCGGCACTCGGCAGGGAGAGGTTTATGTCGGCTCCGGACATCCGCATGCCCGACGGCTGGGCGGTGGAGCTGCGGCGCCGGCGTCGCGCGGCGCTGGCGCTGCTGCCGGCCGTGCCGGTGCTGGCGCTGGCGGGCTGCGGCGCCTATATGGCGATCAGCCCCAGCTCACAGGTCTACGGCAAGATCGTGGTGCACGGCCCTGACTCCGAGAAGACCGTGGCACTGACCTTCGACGACGGCCCCAACGAGCCGTTTACCTCGGAGATCCTGGCCGTCCTCGACCGCGAGGGCGTGAAGGCGACCTTCTTCGCGGTAGGCGTCAACGTTGCGACCTATCCCGATGCGGCACGGCGGATCGTGAGCGACGGCAACGTGATCGCCAACCACTCCTGGGATCACTCGCGCCTCGCCACGGCGGTGGATTTCCGCTATTCGCAGCTGCAGCAGGCGCAGGACGAGATTCAGAGCGTCACCGGCGTGACGCCGCGGTTCTTCCGCCCGCCGGCGGGCATTCACACGCCGTGGCAGCTCAAGAAGGTGAACAGCTCGGGCATGATCACGGTGAACTGGGACGCCGAGGGCTTCGACTGGGTGAAGCCGAACTCGCCTGAGCGTATCGAACAGAAGGTGCTGTCGAGCGTGCGGCCCGGCTCGATCGTCCTGCTGCACGACGGTGATGAGACGCACCACGGCGCCGATCGCAGCCAGACCGTGGCGGCGCTGCCGGTGATTATCGAGACGCTGCGAGCCGAGGGCTACCGCTTCGTGACCCTGCCCGAGATGCTCGACCAGCCCGCCTACCAGGTTAAATAG
- a CDS encoding TIGR00730 family Rossman fold protein yields MAPNGHVLADSNGAGSGSAPGQREIAIEELSDRDEAWLERVQAEFVAGFRAMHEATPAVTVYGSARVKEGSTVYEDSRRIGAALARAGFTVITGGGPGVMEAANRGAVEAGGRSIGMQITLRNMEPPNRWTTESVTFKYFFVRKVMLVKYATAFVLMPGGMGTLDELFETLNLLQTGKIHRFPVILFGSDYWAGLLDWMKRRLLAEGYIGGKDLDIFLIEDDPQAVVEHITRWHRTHSVADLDRHPERRPRRALD; encoded by the coding sequence ATGGCGCCGAATGGACACGTGCTCGCCGACAGCAACGGCGCCGGCTCCGGCAGCGCCCCCGGCCAGCGCGAAATCGCGATTGAGGAGCTGTCCGACCGCGATGAGGCCTGGCTGGAGCGGGTGCAGGCCGAGTTCGTCGCGGGCTTCCGCGCCATGCACGAGGCGACGCCGGCGGTCACGGTCTACGGCTCGGCCCGCGTGAAGGAGGGCTCCACGGTCTACGAGGACTCGCGGCGCATCGGCGCGGCCCTGGCCCGCGCGGGCTTCACCGTGATCACCGGCGGCGGACCGGGTGTCATGGAAGCGGCCAACCGCGGCGCGGTCGAGGCGGGCGGCCGCTCGATCGGCATGCAGATCACCCTGCGCAACATGGAGCCGCCGAACCGCTGGACGACAGAGTCCGTAACCTTCAAGTACTTCTTCGTACGCAAAGTGATGCTGGTGAAGTACGCCACGGCCTTCGTGCTGATGCCCGGCGGCATGGGCACGCTCGACGAGCTGTTCGAGACGCTGAACCTGCTGCAGACGGGCAAGATCCACCGCTTTCCGGTCATCCTCTTCGGCTCGGACTACTGGGCCGGCCTGCTGGATTGGATGAAGCGGCGGCTGCTGGCCGAGGGCTACATCGGCGGCAAGGACCTGGACATCTTCCTGATCGAGGACGATCCGCAGGCGGTTGTGGAGCACATCACTCGCTGGCACCGCACACACAGCGTGGCGGACCTGGACCGGCACCCGGAGCGCCGCCCCCGCCGCGCACTGGACTGA